Within the Mauremys reevesii isolate NIE-2019 linkage group 2, ASM1616193v1, whole genome shotgun sequence genome, the region gacaagctggagatgaggcatcagccttttatagtctttttgaggtgtaagaacacctctttgtccttactgtggaaaattacaagcaaaatggagtctggagtcacatgggcaagttaataataataataggagatataccaatctcctacaacaggaaaagtcattgagtccagcccactgccttcactagctagaccaatttttgccccagatttgTAAGgggcccccttgaggattgaactcacaaccctaggatgaggcatcagccttttatagtctttttgaggtgtaagaacacctctttgtccttactgtggaaaattacaagcaaaatggagtctggagtcacatgggcaagttcctgcatactttgctgacttacaaggtgcatctgccttctctcaatgggtcaattgtgtagctgatggtccttaatgggccatcaagcaggctaggcagagctaacaccaactcgtctgggatgtcacccagaagcatagcatagcataagtttgagatacggacaggatagagccaatattcataacttcaactacaaaatgacacattgatacagacagcataatcataaccagcaacccataacctggtcttagaccccttatatgaccccctttacaaaagatttggtgccactacaggaccttggttgcaatcatattctatacggtcccagttcaagtcaaGAATGTGACACAGGCATCTTccggtttggtcattttctttaaaacacggccagggtctgcactaaattgcacagcatttatcaaggtcaccccttacgctaaatgttcttgggtaGGCACAGACATTGCGGAGCGTAACCTATGGCaagaacagtgtttaataagctttccaaacatAACTCAGCACACAGGCGCCGGGGCTTGAAGTTTAGatctactgaagtccaagtcatACAGTCATGGTGCCGATGGGCTGCCGCATCTATCacacagccctcacaatcttcaaaaagcttttccctaaggcactgattaaggacagcataaacagcaacgcgtACAATAGTCCGtgtgacttttttacgctcacgacgtggccttggctcagttagttccatgccaagTCTCCTAAACTCCTCATAGCCGTCATCCttggagtcctcttcaacaatttgtaccggcattgagcaaaaacaaggagagcccggttcatcttcgctgcttgatgcaatgctgtccagggcctctgggtcctctagaaaggcatcgtcaagctgtggagagattttcagaaaagaaacagtgtaagttcccactcattctttttaaatatacacaactcaccccaccctccggttcctaaccccattacaccccatcatcaacagtcacttcttaatcattcatttacctgagcaatgtcttttccgttcaccttgtccTCCGATGATTCCCCTGAGCTGCGTTCACCTTCCACCTCTAGGGGGGCGGACAATGAGAGGCCATCACACTCATCGGTGTGCCTCACGAgagtttgggtttcgggttccagCGTATCCATCTATGGCTGAGTCAAAGGTCCCTTGTGGGAACTGTCGctcatgtagcgctttctccacacaactCCAAAGGCCCTCAGGGCTAACACAAAGTCCAAAGTACTCACGGGGTTGTGAAGGAGTCCATGCTTCCACGATTTCTAAAGCATGCgtccttggtaaaagatggcctcttctgccctggtactgggacttatggggtgatagtgttgtgctctgactggcagagggcactgggaggaTTTCTTAGAAGGGTCACACGACCCTCATCTGGACAGGTCACCCCGTCCCGGAACaccaccgattggtcaaatctgctctcaggtTGGTCCTATGCGgccgaaacccatcgcgattggtagagtgcagtgggaggagttcttagaggggtcacacgagccacatccggatgggtcaccccaccctggaacacccctgattggtcaaatccccTCTCCGGGTAGGCCTATGAGGGCGAAAcctctcctgattggtagagggcagtgggaggagttcttagaggggtcacatgacatactttgcttccggtcatgtgtcctCCTTGACCCTGGAAGTAATACCCTGTGGGTGGGACTTCTGGTGATAGGTGGGCGgggtttaaggggtcaaggggcggggttTTAGGAGTCAAAGGGCCGGTTtgtgtttgattgatggtagggccctaataGTACTACTGGACACACTTtgaggcccttgccttccaaaagggtggctttgtaaatttagtgtcagctcttcttgaaggaaggattgattcttgaaCCGAATGAAGTAAAGTAATAAATCCAGTGAGCTAGCCACACGCTCAATCTCATCCAAGCTCCCAGGCCCCCCTTCATCTTGGATTCTCGGTTTAAATGTCATACCCCAAGGAGAGACTTATatatcagtctctgtgtcccaggacaacaagccattctTCTCAGCCACTTTAGCCCATGCTTACCGGGCCCACTGGATGATAGGGAGAGGTTGGAATTTGTGGGCCTTTTCTGGTATTGGGCATGCTGGCAGTGTGagattcagtagtatggaaaccgtacacccttggaggcccttgccttccaaaagggtggctttgtaaatttagtgtcAGGTGTTCTGGATCGAGGGTCCTTGGACATTCGGGACTTCACTTTGTGTTGCAGCTTGCTGAAGGTTTGCTTCAGGCACATGAACATCTTTTGGAGAACTTTGCTCTTTGAAGGGGATGGTGTCCTAGCTCTGGAGGCCTTTGGTGACTTTGAGGGAGAACCGTCAGGACTCCAACTTGCTTTCTCCCCACCTTGCGAAAGCCCTGTTGTACTCGTTGCAACggacaccatctttggttgctTGCGGGGAGCCCATTTCCCCATTCCATCCTGCGTCTTGCTcttgtctgctggaaggagccacagcACTGGCATCTTACTGTGGTTggatgatgctgaggagtctcctggagtccatcgctgtggaattccatgggatcttcccggcaagtcagcacctgcagagccagctggtctcttTTGTCGATGCTTACCACACTTCTCGCAGACTCTGATTGGTGGCTGgtccctggagagctttgaattcacagtTCCATTGAACCCATGTGAATGCATGATGTCGCGAacaccatgcagctcagcagatgtctccttTGGAGTTTTCTCACCCTTCTTCTTTCCTGGATATGCCTTGCGGCACTGCTGGCAAACTGagacctggcccgccaaggggcgggagctgctcaacatttccgtcagctgcttgatctgcaggtcatgtgcagcctgcccagcaaggagagagtcaagggtggatcttgttagctgctcagagcctggtgcctctggggcaacctggtgcCATTGGGTCCTGGGAGgatctgccctgctctcacctgctTGTGCCCCTGGCCGcaggcaggagccttctcccaagagaaccttcctctccatgtgcagctccagcttctcttcagtccctttggtgccgctcacactggtaaggggctttctcaactcGCTCCTATACATTTCGAGTGTCGCTGCGAGTGTCTTCTCTGCTActgtggttcctggaggtggcaatgtcagacccacccctgctggcagagtgcagcgCTGTGGGTTAGTCTGCTTTCCTGCCGTGCCATCATTCCTGCCCGTCTCCATGGTGATATCTTCCACTGGCGTTGGAGGAcgtgtggaagaagaggagcttgtgCTTCGCCTCCCCGTCTGCAGGAAATCGGTCTCCATCTCACTGAACTCCACACGGGCTCCCCTGGCTGGGACGGCGTGAGGCAGCTTTTCCAGGGGCTCTGGGTCCAGGGTGAGCATCCCCCTCTGCATGACCGGATGCTGACGCCTTATGTGGAGTTTGATGGGGTGGTCAGGTTGTTGTCCCATCGTTGGGAATGCTGCTGTCCTGTGCTTGCCTGGCTCCCTAGGGGGGTggagtggcccaggcagggcagtctcTCTCACAAGAGGAGTATCTCTGTGCGACTCTCGCACCATCTTAGGAAAGGCCTTCGTTTGGATCTGCCAGCATTTCTGAGCCACGTGATCCTGCAGCTTGACCCCCGCCGTGGGCACAAgcctggccaggatggcatcagAGGATGCCATGATCCTATGGGCCTTTTGGGGCAGGACTCCCCAGGGGcagacacatggctcctggatctcctgtgcacgctgagggctggtgttggatctgAGGGGCTCCGGGACCTTTGCAGGGAATCCACATTTGGGCGGATCTGTGTCTACTTCCAATTGATGATTGGTGTCCCCCTCACCCAGTAATGGCTCCCCtgggatgggggtttgtggagccCCCAGTCGCCTCTGCAGATGCTTCTGCCGGATGTCGAAGTCTGAGCTATGGACTGAAGTCTGGTCCAGACCCATGGTCTGTTCTCCCCGGTCTCGTCTGCCGTGGGCAGGAGGCTTGgagagaggctgggcttggatgggatgagtgGATCCTTCCCAGCTGGCGAAGGGCATGATCTCCCCTGTGTGGCAGAGGGGCTCCGACTGAATGATGGCGActtctctcagggaaaaggagctgggactccagagggcagaggtggtggattccATAGCGGAATAGGAGAACTGGCTCGTCATGGCTGTCGCcacactcggcctgtgggagagagcagacagggacagatgggacatggccctgctgagcaaaggcagggcttgggcacagccttccaacagtagtgcaatggggcagtgcctaggcatgcCTTGCACACCACAGCCTGACACAAGGACATCAACTGGGTAAcgaaggactgagagggggagccggcactcattttatctagaacgataaccccttcgtcacacgcacatgtgcagcacctagcacaatggggccttgagcatGATTGGGGACCCAGTGCTATTTTAACagaaagattagctaacaacAATTGCTTTGGGTGAGGAAgatgtgagcatgtgtgtgtaaccctcaccagaggaggttgtgaaggccgagattataaactataaaaggaactagataaattcatcaatggctattagctaggatgggcagggatggtgtccctagtctctgtttgtctgaagctgggaatgggcgacaggggacggatcatttgatgattccctcttctggtcattccctctgctgcactggcattggccagttttggaagacaggatactgggctagatgaacctttggtctgacccagtctggctgttcttatgttcttacattctaacccactggaaaactgtcctcttctaatggctgatacactagaggctaacaacctactattgctcccagttaatggagtttctctgGTGGTGGGGGACTGTGCTATGGTCCTGAAAGTCCTGGGTTTGAACCCAGCTGATGATTCATGTTTGGGGTGTATCACGTGGTGCCCCACTCACTGCTTCTCTGGAgcctactctggggattagctcttgagGCCAATGCCCCTTCCAATTGTCGCATGCGGTCACATAATCTCTCTCTcattccaggaactgcagtgtcctcTTCTTGGCTAGGCCACTCAGTGTTTCCCCCTCTTCCAGGGTACAGTCCTTTAATTGCctgtcactcccacagtgacccagacAGTCCTGTTCACTGCCCCGCCGGTCTGGGCCGTGCCCTcggtggctggtagggaaacctgggcccacacttcacaccgggctccaggccagggaccctcaacccagcagttctgggctttcctctcccagcctggactgcttcccactactcctggttcccctccttgctctgggtgcaccagctccaaacactcccccctcttcccagggaggggctgccctttcccagctgcagcttctgtctcttgCCAGTTTCCTGGCTTTATCGGCCCCGCCTATTCCtacccagctgagcctgcttggaaTCAATTCCCTGCTacctggctcttcctccaggtgcaccctgtggaggtcatgggcctgcctggccacctgagccccttccagtcctatgtggggtggacaccccctcacaGCGTGTCATTGGATTGCTTTTTCTTTCAAACACAGCACGGGCAGGTTCTAGACAGTCGCCTGCTGGCAGATATTGCCATACAGAGggatttgatcctactcacaaccccaacttgtagtctctgcatttaatttctgataatccctcacctcactttcactggtatcTCACCTGTTATTTTAGGATGCTGGCGTGTCTgcttttccctgctccctcccctctaCATTCAttatcccctcccacccagcccccattcTCGTGCCCCCGCTCAGTTGCCTTACGGTATCAGAACTGCATCCAGGTGTCTGCCCACGTCCTGTACCTTCCTCTCAACGAGCCTGAGGCGCTGAGCCAAGGGGAGCTTctccaggggcacagggcagctgtggaacagagagagcagatagctgagtgcaggccctgcccgcaggccctcttttacccagaggggtggcaccgaaaggctccctgtccccttctccactgaggcagcctcctcccctgcaatacccAGGCCTTGGATGTTCTGGGTTGGGGTTAGCTGGATTGTTGGGTGATCCCTGtctagtgctgaggaggtgagcgtcTATCCTGCTGGCTGCATGTGTGTCATGTCCCTTCCACAGAAGCTAATCAACAgataggataacagcctactctaGCTAACAACTATGCAGCTACTACTTTAGCTCTAAGGGGTGctttatgctgcagagctgaaggtccagggttcaaatcctACTTGGAACCTATGCTGGAGGACAGGAGAAGGGGCCATTACccaagtgctgctggatcccCTACTCACCATACCAGAaaggccagccttcctcctgacctctccacctcacctccccggggtgcacggggctgctcccagaaaacattttctccccctcttgggaggggaggatggtccagtccagttgacacaatctacccctcccccgccactgccccagGTTAAAGGAGCCGTATGATTCtggaagaagggaatgacccactgtacgaggcgtgggggtggattagagatggcaacttctgcagggtgggaatgaattgcaggagtctaaagTAGAAGAGTTGCCTGCGTGGTACataggtcggggcaggggagggattactcgGGCTACTGCCCCTGGGTGGGGTTGAATTGCATGACGCTAAAGGAggggactgacccactgcagatttatggaggggggcattgcttaccacgtctctggggatgcaccagcctcctccaaCTCTTCCTCACAGCgtccaaaagctgccagaagtgagacataaaggagacattgagctgcttgggcaccctctgcttcctagcagcctattgccccagatttcagaggcagcctgtgaacggagccccagccagtgcctctgcacgactctgggcacgactgtgccttcgcaggaagaggggaggcatGTGGGGAAAtagaccctatttctctgctttgcatggggcctgagtctgccaccgcagctgtggggtgaggggctgcttacctttcactttctttttcctctttctgggcctcctcttcctcggagaagcctgccacacacagagaaagcagcaaggttagaagagaactcctcaataaacctgggagaacaatgagccagcggtgattgccatgtggggccagagGGAAATTTTTCCTTCTGGCAGAGTATTGCACTCTGAGGCATCATGGgtaggcattgtgctttcctATGATGCAGCCAATATAGGGCACAAAGCACAAACCATAACAGGGGTCACTGGAACACTCCAGGGgttggagaaacagggattgctggtaccaggagcctgcagagtttataagcattgaaggagagagcctgcaaagttctctctcctgcagagatgatcaaactctgcaggttttaggattgcagAGTATGCAACTAACCTCAGATGCCATGCACAGAATTCAGACCATGGGGGAGAAATCTGACATCTGGACAACAGTGTTTCCTAGATACTTATTTAGGGAATGCATGATATCGgggttttctctgcagccatttgGGATGGCCATGCTACTCCTGAGTGATGAAGCCATGAATGGCTTATGCAAGTCCTCCCAAATAAGTGCTGATATAACCCCTAGATCATCCTTAAACGGCAGCTGTTTtacaccaaaaaacaacaacaacagtttggCATGAGCTCAGTCCACTTGCCTGGGAGCTGCAAAGTTTCTTGACggtaaactgcactgcttgcagcttaactatccaggtattcctttcacaggctagatctTTCTCGCCTGGGCTcggccccttccctcctcccccacagtttaGTTCCTTTAGTTCTCCAGATGTTTTCAGCAGGCTTCCTTTTGGGGCAAGGAGGTGGTGCAGAAGAACCTAGATTAACTCACTTCCAAGCCTTCAATAGGATTTGGCTatgacaggaatcctttgtctcccagtttgacccccccctctgcccctccaccctagtggaaaaataccacCAGTCCAAAATGATGTccatctgagggaactgggattgtttagtctgcagaagagaagaatgaggggggatttgatagctgctttcaactacctgaaagggggttcccaagaggatggatctagactgttctgagtggtagcagatgacagaagaaggagtaatggtctcaagttgcagtggggaaggtttaggttggatattgggagcaactttttcactaggagggtggtgaaacactggaatgggttccctacggaggtggtggaatctccttccttagaggttttaagggcaggcttgacaaagccctggctgggatgatttagtttggaattagtcctgctttgagcagagggttggactagatacctcctgaggtcccttccaaccctgatattctatggattctataattctatgaggtgacatgatcacatgaccctgcagtgttaaagcagcatcccaggaaacttctcaggaaggaggaagtTTAGCATCTTCCAtgtcctattgtccttcctaatggcccatccagacTGATTGCCTACTATTTGGGGGCATTCCCCTGGTGCAAGCACTTTTGTAATTGATACAGAGCccatatttctaacttcagatacagaaatgatacatccatCCAAATAGGATAATcccattcagtaaatcagaacctttccaaggatatctcacatgacccatcttgcataaaacataccttagttatgccatattcctagaacaatatttctatgaagaatatggggcgtaatgTCACAGGGGTGAAGAAGCATGTGGCCAAGGGCGATCCGGTGGATAGAgtgtacctgaactttcagaaagcct harbors:
- the LOC120399592 gene encoding uncharacterized protein LOC120399592 yields the protein MTSQFSYSAMESTTSALWSPSSFSLREVAIIQSEPLCHTGEIMPFASWEGSTHPIQAQPLSKPPAHGRRDRGEQTMGLDQTSVHSSDFDIRQKHLQRRLGAPQTPIPGEPLLGEGDTNHQLEVDTDPPKCGFPAKVPEPLRSNTSPQRAQEIQEPCVCPWGVLPQKAHRIMASSDAILARLVPTAGVKLQDHVAQKCWQIQTKAFPKMVRESHRDTPLVRETALPGPLHPPREPGKHRTAAFPTMGQQPDHPIKLHIRRQHPVMQRGMLTLDPEPLEKLPHAVPARGARVEFSEMETDFLQTGRRSTSSSSSTRPPTPVEDITMETGRNDGTAGKQTNPQRCTLPAGVGLTLPPPGTTVAEKTLAATLEMYRSELRKPLTSVSGTKGTEEKLELHMERKVLLGEGSCLRPGAQAGESRADPPRTQWHQVAPEAPGSEQLTRSTLDSLLAGQAAHDLQIKQLTEMLSSSRPLAGQVSVCQQCRKAYPGKKKGEKTPKETSAELHGVRDIMHSHGFNGTVNSKLSRDQPPIRVCEKCGKHRQKRPAGSAGADLPGRSHGIPQRWTPGDSSASSNHSKMPVLWLLPADKSKTQDGMGKWAPRKQPKMVSVATSTTGLSQGGEKASWSPDGSPSKSPKASRARTPSPSKSKVLQKMFMCLKQTFSKLQHKVKSRMSKDPRSRTPDTKFTKPPFWKARASKGVRFPYY